One Helianthus annuus cultivar XRQ/B chromosome 12, HanXRQr2.0-SUNRISE, whole genome shotgun sequence genomic region harbors:
- the LOC110892662 gene encoding flavonol 3-sulfotransferase-like, with product MSTDQREIEEEKIQQTACPTPHGASKSCWIFQELSVSLQRQLAASSCPVRRHADANPLQTSHTYGAYWDHVLGFWKAALKSPDEVLFFKYEEIKRDPEAHVKKLAEFMGVPISVPEEDNGMVKKIAEFCSFEHLTSLEITKAGAHRFNDRHVI from the exons ATGTCAACTGATCAAAGAGAAATTGAAGAGGAAAAGATCCAGCAAACAGCATGCCCAACTCCTCATGGAGCTTCCAAGAGCTGCTGGATCTTTCAGGAATTATCTGTATCTCTACAAAGGCAGTTGGCCGCCTCCTCCTGTCCTGTTAGGCGCCATGCTGATGCAAACCCACTTCAAACATCG CATACATACGGCGCATATTGGGATCatgtgttagggttttggaagGCGGCCCTTAAATCTCCGGACGAGGTATTGTTCTTCAAGTACGAAGAGATTAAGAGGGACCCGGAGGCTCATGTTAAGAAGTTGGCTGAGTTCATGGGAGTGCCAATTTCAGTTCCGGAAGAGGATAATGGAATGGTGAAAAAGATTGCTGAGTTTTGTAGTTTTGAGCATTTGACAAGCTTGGAGATAACTAAGGCCGGAGCTCACAGGTTTAACGACAGGCATGTGATATAA